In bacterium, the genomic stretch ACATGAAGCTGAAAAAGAACCCGAATATGCCTTTTCAGAATCGTGAGTGCTTACTGTGGCTGCAGGTGTTAGTCCGTGAGTTGGGCCTCTACCTACATAAGAATCCCATACATCGCTATCCTTTTCGAATCCCGCATCCTTAATCAAATTGACTCTCTCTAAGCCAAAAAGCATAAGAGGTAAAAATAATACAACAATCAATCGCTTCACTTTATCCTCCTAAGTTAGTAACTTCATTTTAAATCTCTTTTTCACGCTGTCAACTGCCGGTTCTATGTCTTAAGGCTTAATCCAAACTTGACTTGACTCGCTTTCATATATATACTGCGTTGTGGTTGACGTTTATCTCTCCCTTCCTGCTTTCTTGACCATGGTTTCTTCTGCCGCTGAGGTTTACAGGCAGGAAACGGTCGGCTACCTTGTAGGCTATCCTACGAAGTCGAACTTCGTCGTGGAGTACGCCGTGCCCTTCCAGGCCGTTGATTCTTCGGATTCCGTTGTATATGTTGATGAAAACCGCACCGCCCGCATAAACCGCATAATAAACCGTCTTGCCGAAGGCTTGGAGATAGTGGGAACCTTCCATTCACATGCCGGGCTGGGTTCGCGAAAAGCCCTGCCCCTGCCTTCGGAAGCGGACGTGAACCACGTGCTTCCCGACGAGATTGAGCTTATTGTGGCTCTCAACCCCAAGAAGAAGGAGGTACGCTGGCAAGAGGGCAACTACACCGTCTACGGAACGGTTGACGACCTTCACGTCGAGATTGGCGGGTTCATGAGAACGGGGAGCGGAAGGGGCTGGAAGCGCCTGCACATAAACTGTTCACCCATAACGGGAGTGAGGCCCTGATGCCAAAGATTCCTTTTGAACGCATCGCCGAGTTTTACGATACCCTCATGAAGGGAATCGAGTACCGGGACTGGGTGGACTACACCATTGATATCTTCGACAGATACTCCCACAAGCCTTTGAGGGTCCTTGACATGGCCTGCGGCACCGGAACCGCTTCGATTGAGCTTGCAAGACGCGGCTTCGAGGTAACCGCACTCGACCGTTCGCGCCAGATGCTCGATATCCTCAAGAAGAAGCGCGGCTCGGCTAAGATAGAGATTGTGGAGGCCGATATGCAGCGCTTCAAGCTGGGCCACAAGGTGGACGCGGTAACCTGCTACTTCGACAGCGTGAACTACCTCATGGACGAGAAGGAGATAGAGCGCTGCTTTGCTTGCGTTTACGAGGCACTAAGCCAGAAGGGAATGTTCGTCTTCGACATGAACACCATTTACGGTCTCGAACGGGTATGGGGCACCAACACGATGATAAGGGAGATAGACAACGTATACTCAGTGTGGAAATCGGTATACGACTCCATGCGCAACGTTTCAACGCTATACCTGACGCTCTTTATCAAAAACGGCTCTAGCTACGCAAGGGTGGACGAGGTGCACCAGGAAAGGGCCTATCCCACTGAAACCATAAAGAATGCGCTCATGCGGGCCGGGTTCAGGAATGTTGAGGCGTTCGCGCATCTTACCTTGCATCCTTCGCTCGATATCAGCTCGAGGGTGATGTACGCGGCGGAGAAGGCGCGATGAAGATTATAGCCGATTTGCACATTCATTCCAGATTCTCGCGCGCAACAAGCCAGAACATGCGGATTCCGGACATGGCAAGGATGGCAAAGAAAAAGGGCATAGGCATACTGGGAACCGGCGACTTCACGCACCCGGGCTGGCTCGAGGAGCTAGGGAAAAATATAATAGAGGCCGGCCCCGGGATATACGAATACAGCGACGTGAAGTTTATCCTGACTGCGGAGGTAGCAAACATCTATACCCGCAAGGGCAGCCTGCGCAGGATTCACAACATGATTTTCGCTCCATCGTTCGACGATGCGGAAAAGATAAACAAGTTTCTCTCAAGATTCGGAAGCCTTACATCGGACGGACGTCCAATGCTCGGTCTCGATTCGGAGGCAATGCTAGAGGGTGTTCTCTCGCTCTCGCCCGAAAGCTTTGTCGTTCCCGCGCACATCTGGACGCCCTGGTTCTCGCTCTTCGGCTCAAAGTCTGGCTTCAACTCTATCGAGGACTGCTTCGGCCGCTACACGAAGGAGGTATTCGCCCTGGAGACCGGTTTATCCTCTGACCCTCCCATGAACTGGCGTCTTTCGTCGATTGACCGCATGACGCTCATCTCGAACTCGGACGCGCACTCTCCTGCAAACCTGGGCAGGGAGGCAAACTTATTCGATATAGAGCCTTCCTTTTTCGAGCTCAAGGAGGCTCTCCGCACGAAGGACCCTTCAAAGATGCTTGCAACAATTGAGTTCTTCCCGCAGGAGGGCAAGTACCATTACGACGGCCACCGCACGTGCCTCAAGAGGCTCTCGCCCCGCGAGTCGCTTGCGCTGAAGAACCGCTGTCCTGTCTGCGGAAAGGGATTGACGCTGGGCGTTCTTCACCGCGTCGAGGAGCTTGCGGACAGACCCGACGGATACCATCCTGCGGACGCGATACCTT encodes the following:
- a CDS encoding class I SAM-dependent methyltransferase; its protein translation is MPKIPFERIAEFYDTLMKGIEYRDWVDYTIDIFDRYSHKPLRVLDMACGTGTASIELARRGFEVTALDRSRQMLDILKKKRGSAKIEIVEADMQRFKLGHKVDAVTCYFDSVNYLMDEKEIERCFACVYEALSQKGMFVFDMNTIYGLERVWGTNTMIREIDNVYSVWKSVYDSMRNVSTLYLTLFIKNGSSYARVDEVHQERAYPTETIKNALMRAGFRNVEAFAHLTLHPSLDISSRVMYAAEKAR
- a CDS encoding DNA helicase UvrD, whose protein sequence is MKIIADLHIHSRFSRATSQNMRIPDMARMAKKKGIGILGTGDFTHPGWLEELGKNIIEAGPGIYEYSDVKFILTAEVANIYTRKGSLRRIHNMIFAPSFDDAEKINKFLSRFGSLTSDGRPMLGLDSEAMLEGVLSLSPESFVVPAHIWTPWFSLFGSKSGFNSIEDCFGRYTKEVFALETGLSSDPPMNWRLSSIDRMTLISNSDAHSPANLGREANLFDIEPSFFELKEALRTKDPSKMLATIEFFPQEGKYHYDGHRTCLKRLSPRESLALKNRCPVCGKGLTLGVLHRVEELADRPDGYHPADAIPYYSIIPLAEIIAESKGTGRDTAAVQQVYDRITDAIGGEFRTLLWASEEELAKTAGDEIAQGIIRMRKGRVKVEEGYDGVFGKISVFSEFLKSDETKEQEKKDNEQLSLF